In one window of Opitutus sp. GAS368 DNA:
- the glnS gene encoding glutamine--tRNA ligase — MSVDHTTPAPAPSDFIRDIVAGHVAEKRYAKIVTRFPPEPNGYLHIGHAKSICLNFGIAREHGGMCNLRFDDTNPAKEEVEYVESITRDVRWLIEGWADHCLGFKPKGAHPAQVTSNGQPDYYLGPVDPSTLSSQLSTGSASAEPFFASDYFDTLYEYALELIRRGKAYVCDLSAEDTEKYRGAPDKPGRDSPFRHRSVAENLDLFQRMKAGEFPDGARSLRSKIDMASPNMWLRDPLLYRIRHIAHYHAGNHCLYPLYDYAHCLSDYLEGVSHSLCSLEFVPHRALYDWILENLGLPRPLPHQYEFAKLVPTYTLLSKRNILRLVQEKVVTGWDDPRLPTISGLRRRGIPASALRKFVIGVGVTTFNSVTEIAVFEHAVREELNAAAARRLAVLKPLKLVLTNLAAGEVIECTATNNPQDENPTTRPLALTREVFIETDDFAEVPPPKYFRLKPGGEVRLKYACIIKCDELVKDATGVITEIRCTAQLDTRHGQPNADKKVKGTIHWVSASHCLEAEVRLYDRLFTVSEPAAEEDFLKVVNPKSLEVVTAKLEASLATAQLEDRYQFERLGYFALDPKDSNVGSPLAGGPRLVFNRTISLKDTWAK; from the coding sequence ATGTCCGTCGACCACACCACACCCGCGCCTGCGCCCAGTGACTTCATCCGCGATATCGTCGCGGGCCATGTCGCCGAGAAGCGCTACGCGAAGATCGTCACGCGCTTTCCGCCGGAGCCCAACGGTTACCTGCACATCGGCCACGCCAAGTCCATCTGCCTGAACTTCGGCATCGCCCGCGAGCACGGCGGCATGTGCAACCTGCGCTTCGACGACACCAACCCGGCCAAGGAGGAGGTCGAATATGTCGAGTCCATCACCCGCGACGTGCGCTGGCTGATCGAGGGCTGGGCCGACCACTGCCTCGGTTTCAAACCCAAGGGCGCACATCCCGCCCAGGTCACCAGCAACGGCCAGCCGGATTACTATCTCGGACCGGTCGATCCCTCAACTCTCAGCTCTCAGCTCTCAACTGGCTCGGCGTCTGCCGAGCCGTTCTTCGCCAGTGATTACTTCGACACGCTTTACGAATACGCCCTCGAACTCATCCGGCGCGGCAAGGCCTACGTATGCGACCTGAGCGCCGAGGATACGGAAAAATACCGCGGCGCGCCCGACAAGCCCGGCCGCGACTCGCCTTTCCGCCACCGAAGCGTCGCGGAGAACCTCGACCTGTTCCAGCGCATGAAGGCCGGCGAGTTTCCCGACGGCGCGCGCTCGCTGCGCAGCAAGATCGACATGGCATCGCCCAACATGTGGCTGCGCGACCCACTGCTCTACCGCATCCGTCACATCGCGCACTACCACGCGGGCAACCATTGCCTCTATCCGCTCTACGACTACGCCCACTGCCTCAGCGATTACCTCGAGGGTGTCAGCCACAGCCTATGCTCGCTGGAGTTCGTCCCGCATCGCGCGCTCTACGACTGGATCCTCGAGAACCTCGGCCTGCCGCGCCCGCTGCCGCACCAATACGAATTCGCCAAGCTGGTACCCACCTACACCCTCCTGAGCAAACGGAACATCCTGCGCCTCGTGCAGGAAAAGGTGGTCACCGGCTGGGACGACCCGCGCCTGCCCACGATCTCGGGTCTTCGGCGTCGCGGCATCCCGGCCAGCGCCCTGCGCAAGTTTGTCATCGGCGTCGGCGTCACGACCTTCAACAGCGTCACCGAGATCGCCGTGTTCGAGCACGCCGTCCGTGAGGAACTCAACGCCGCAGCGGCCCGCCGCCTCGCCGTCCTCAAGCCGCTCAAGCTTGTGCTCACCAACCTGGCCGCCGGTGAAGTCATCGAGTGCACGGCAACGAACAACCCACAGGACGAGAATCCCACGACGCGCCCCCTCGCCCTCACCCGCGAGGTGTTCATCGAGACCGATGACTTTGCCGAGGTGCCGCCGCCGAAATATTTCCGCCTGAAGCCGGGCGGTGAGGTGCGTCTCAAATACGCCTGCATCATCAAGTGCGACGAACTCGTGAAGGACGCCACCGGCGTGATTACCGAGATCCGCTGCACGGCCCAGCTCGACACGCGGCACGGCCAGCCCAACGCCGACAAGAAGGTCAAGGGCACCATCCATTGGGTCAGCGCCAGCCACTGCCTCGAGGCCGAGGTGCGACTCTACGACCGCCTTTTCACCGTGTCTGAACCCGCGGCCGAGGAGGACTTCCTGAAGGTCGTGAACCCGAAGTCACTCGAGGTTGTCACCGCCAAACTCGAGGCCTCGCTCGCCACGGCGCAGCTGGAGGACCGCTACCAGTTCGAGCGCCTCGGCTACTTCGCGCTCGATCCAAAGGATAGCAATGTAGGGTCGCCGCTCGCCGGCGGACCGCGCCTCGTCTTCAACCGGACCATCTCGCTCAAGGACACCTGGGCAAAATGA
- a CDS encoding putative manganese-dependent inorganic diphosphatase — translation MASATPTFVIGHKNPDADSICSAIAYAAFKEARGETGYVAARCGNSNARIDAILERFRTPLPLYLSDVSPRVHDLMTVNPIAVSLGTTCAEALRLIDRHQLSVLPIVSSDNRATGTIALTQLGHFFIPRLDEPRALRQVRTSLARIVQSLGASVLHLVEGDRLEELFVRIGAMDVGTFWKISEKDHIPPGRSIIIVGDRRDIQQRAIELGIRAIIVSGNLPVDPSIVTLAKTHGVSILVSQHDTATTAWFVRTASTIEQLADREFAMLNPDSRITEVRRKFAQGGPNAMMVTSEDGTLLGILTKSDLLKPVPTRLVLVDHNELTQAVPGADEVTITEIIDHHRLGPMATPQPILFINEPVGSTCTIIADLFRRQQLTPTPNLAGIMMAGLISDTLLLQSPTSTAKDAEVLSWLQSLADLKAQELAQLIFSSGSVILASPPDKVVRSDFKVYDEEGVRFAVSQVEELGFDNFWQHAKVLAGALADVRTAEKLAFAALLVTDINTQNSLMLVKGDPELIRRISYSHVEQDEIFDLPGVVSRKKQLIPYFTSLIKEMGSDGLTPGRGRTAPPYGRG, via the coding sequence ATGGCCTCCGCCACGCCCACTTTTGTCATCGGTCACAAGAATCCCGACGCCGACTCGATCTGCTCGGCCATCGCCTATGCCGCCTTCAAGGAGGCGCGCGGCGAAACGGGCTATGTCGCCGCCCGCTGCGGCAATTCCAACGCCCGCATCGACGCGATCCTCGAGCGCTTCCGCACCCCGCTGCCGCTTTACCTGAGCGACGTCTCCCCCCGCGTCCACGACCTCATGACGGTCAACCCCATCGCCGTCAGCCTGGGAACCACTTGCGCCGAGGCCTTGCGGCTGATCGACCGGCACCAGCTGAGCGTCCTGCCGATCGTGTCCTCCGACAACCGGGCGACCGGCACCATCGCCCTGACCCAGCTGGGGCACTTCTTCATTCCCCGCCTCGACGAACCGCGCGCCCTGCGCCAGGTCCGCACCAGCCTCGCCCGCATCGTGCAGTCACTCGGCGCCTCCGTGCTCCACCTCGTCGAGGGCGACCGGCTCGAGGAACTGTTTGTGCGCATCGGCGCGATGGACGTGGGCACGTTCTGGAAAATCTCCGAGAAGGACCACATCCCGCCCGGCCGCTCCATCATCATCGTTGGCGACCGGCGCGACATCCAGCAGCGCGCCATCGAGCTCGGCATCCGCGCGATCATCGTCAGCGGCAATCTGCCGGTCGATCCCTCGATCGTCACCCTGGCGAAGACCCATGGTGTCAGCATCCTCGTCAGCCAGCACGACACGGCGACCACCGCCTGGTTCGTCCGCACCGCTTCCACGATCGAGCAGCTGGCCGACCGCGAGTTCGCCATGCTCAATCCCGACAGCCGCATCACCGAGGTCCGCCGGAAATTCGCCCAAGGCGGGCCGAACGCCATGATGGTGACCAGCGAGGACGGCACGTTGCTGGGCATCCTCACGAAGAGCGACCTCCTCAAGCCCGTGCCCACCCGCCTCGTGCTGGTGGACCACAACGAGCTGACCCAGGCCGTGCCCGGCGCCGACGAGGTTACGATCACCGAGATCATCGACCACCACCGCCTCGGGCCGATGGCCACCCCGCAGCCCATCCTGTTCATCAACGAGCCCGTCGGCTCCACCTGCACCATCATCGCCGACCTTTTCCGCCGCCAGCAGCTCACCCCCACGCCCAACCTCGCGGGCATCATGATGGCCGGGCTCATCTCCGACACGCTGCTGCTCCAGAGCCCGACCTCCACCGCCAAGGATGCCGAGGTGCTCAGCTGGCTCCAATCCCTCGCCGACCTCAAGGCCCAGGAACTCGCCCAGCTCATCTTCAGCTCCGGCTCGGTCATCCTGGCCAGCCCGCCCGACAAGGTCGTCCGCTCCGACTTCAAGGTCTACGACGAGGAGGGCGTGCGCTTCGCCGTCTCGCAGGTCGAGGAACTCGGCTTCGACAACTTCTGGCAGCACGCCAAGGTCCTGGCCGGCGCACTGGCCGACGTGCGCACCGCGGAGAAACTCGCGTTTGCCGCCCTGCTCGTCACCGACATCAACACCCAGAATTCCCTCATGCTGGTCAAGGGCGACCCCGAGCTGATCCGCCGCATTTCTTACTCGCATGTGGAGCAGGACGAGATCTTCGACCTGCCCGGCGTGGTCAGCCGCAAGAAACAGCTCATCCCCTATTTCACCAGCCTCATCAAGGAAATGGGTTCCGACGGCCTGACTCCCGGCAGGGGCCGGACCGCCCCGCCCTACGGCCGCGGATGA